TGTTGTACCATACACTTAATAGCATGTTCTGTATAGGATTAAAGCATATTACCATACCTTGAAATCTGTAATTCTCTTTTGTTCTATaaataatatggaaaaaaatacCAAAGAGTGCTACTTACTTCCCTGTTCACTAATACATTTGTGCATGACTTGTGTAGATAATAAGGCTTAAAGAGATCACTACACTCTAAAGTTTACTATTTCTCAATTAATTAAGTATCTGGGCCAGTGAATTCTGGTAACCAGGGACAGACCATCACGTACTTGGCAATTTTAAAAGTCAACTGCCACTTAGCAGTGTTGTCAATGGTCCGGCAAtatttttggggaaaaaaaataaaaagtccTGACATCAAATCAAACAAGCCTTCCATCTTTACTCCCTTCCTCACTCCCACTAGATAGGGAATTTGTCTTAATTAAAGGCATTTTACATACTGATTGTTTCAAGTGAACATAACTCTAATAATTCTGTAATTCTAAAGTCATATTAATTTTGAGATCTTTATCTACAGGAAGTCCAACACAGACATCCAGCTTCAGTGCTGGCAGCAACAGTTCCAGTCCCTCCCAAACAACTCCCAGACGCAACAGGAGACAACAAATACACCAAGAATATGGTCCCTGGCTATACAGGTAGAGTCACCCAACACTATTGACCAAGACTAGAAactgttatcaatattttttcacGACAAAAGTCAAATGGTATATGGTTAAGCCAATTCCAACTTATAACTAATAAAGTGATAAGCTTATGGCAGGATACTAAGTATCTACGATTGCAGGTTTTTTTAAGCTAGCAATTTTACAGAACAGCAATTTGTGACCTTGCTCAATTTCAGTAAAATCCACTGTCATAACTTACAGACAACAGACTTTCGAAGTTCTTTCTTTTCAATAAGCATGGGCTGAGGCCACTTAAAGTATAACTGTTTACAGATTTACTGTTTCCAGATTTAATGCAATGTAATATAATACTTAACAAATGTAACATCTAATTGTTAAAGTATGTCTGTAGGTTTTAATACATTGAAGCTTGTACTAATGACCTACTTTATTAACATTGCAGGCTATATACCAAGAATTCCATTTAAGTTTGGTAACACATACAAAGAAGACTGTGATTACTGCATAGACGAACATTTGACAAATAGGAACCATTATGATCAAAAACAGGCCGACCTTCGACAGCAAATTAATGGCCATCCGAGGCTTACTGCAATATCACAAGACCCTGCTGTAAAGGAGAAGCTCAATATGTACAGGGATACGCATCCAACACAAACCATCTTAGTCGGTATGACCAGTTCTACATCATGGTCTATAAAGTCTAAATCATGGATCTTAATCTTATGATACCCGTCCCCCTACCTCCCGCAACAAAGTCCATTTGTCTGTTTGACAGTAGACATATATTGACAACTATTCTTAACCTTAGAAcggatttcaacaaattttaatgaCAATGATCCTTATACAGTGTAGatgtgtataatttatataggaACAAGATACCACCACCATTTTCAGTTTTATGTACCTTTGTTACctgttacctcttcttagacacCGTAGTTAGCTGGTTCCAGCTAGTTGTGGCGGTTTAGTTCATTTACTATATTGTTGTCCGGTTGTGCCATATAAAAATTGGGGTAAAACTTACAAGGTGCTGAATTCCAGTGAGTGTTCAGTAGGTTTTTAAACGAGTTTAGAGTAGGGGCTTCTACTGCGAAGTTTGGAAGGGAGTTCCACAAATCTACCACTCGCCGACTAAATATACTTTGTGTGACTTTAGTCCTGCTCTGTTTCTTAAAGAGTTTTAAACTATTACCTCTAGTACTATCTGAAGACATTGTAAATAACTTATCTTTATCTAGTTTATCTATTCCGTTCAGAATTTTATAGACTTCGATCACATCATTTCTTTTACGTCTGTATTCTAAGAATGTTTGGTGATGGCCTCCTGGAAATCATTTCTAGTCTGGTAGGTCATAAGTATCTATCCTAGTTGGTAACATTGTCAACAGAATCCACCTTGCCACAGTTACAATGGGATTCAGCCAAATTGATCTTAGATGATAGGTCATCAAGAAGGGAAATCATCTCACTGTATCTAGTACAATCCATCCTACCGGTAATTGGTAGGCGATATGCATGTATCCTAATTTTGAGATTAGATTCATCATAAACATAACAGCATCATCTAGTACACTAACAAGAGTCTTACAGGAAAACTATGCATTCTGATTTATTGATATTAAActctttgatttaaaaaaaagggTAACAGTGATAACCAGATGaatgaaaatttgaattaaCAGAACTCAGTGATAAGCTTATAACAGGTCTTAAGCAACATAAGTTACAACTATAGTTAATAAAACAATCCAACCAACATCGATAAATTCACCTGATGGTGTATAAAATCTCCTGCTAGAAAACCAACAACGATAAATTCACCTGATGGTGTATAAAATCTCCTGCTAGAAAACATCACAGTCATTATGGTATAATGTAATGATGTACACAATGTAGATGGACTATAAGGATGACAGCCCATTGTGTCTCTGACTTGTTGTTACAGAGGACAAGAGAGGACTTACAGAGCCTCCCATTCCTGGTTACCGTGGTTACATCCCCAGAATCAAAGCCACAGAAATGGGTCTGGGCAGTCGATACAACCAAACAACAAAGAGAGGATTAGAACTGTTTGTACAAGAAACGGCAGCCAA
This genomic window from Argopecten irradians isolate NY chromosome 4, Ai_NY, whole genome shotgun sequence contains:
- the LOC138321205 gene encoding ciliary microtubule inner protein 2B-like, yielding MTTIACGGGPTLEQRRAFAALRDGTHVPGYRGYCPQIKYRVGKTYGTDTHILAGEVQHRHPASVLAATVPVPPKQLPDATGDNKYTKNMVPGYTGYIPRIPFKFGNTYKEDCDYCIDEHLTNRNHYDQKQADLRQQINGHPRLTAISQDPAVKEKLNMYRDTHPTQTILVEDKRGLTEPPIPGYRGYIPRIKATEMGLGSRYNQTTKRGLELFVQETAANAARSTGKMPQSLSTVSHQTLKSAPPSYNRRLYVNDGMIPKYTGYIPHRRFVFGNTYGDTTRSLNVCAHPSQSYGDFLRSKTTL